The following are from one region of the Isachenkonia alkalipeptolytica genome:
- a CDS encoding cyanophycinase yields MNSQTAPLSKKSMIPKGLLVAIGGKEDKENDLQILSTVMSLVNKEKKKIEIITTASQHPKEVGSDYYRIFTKDPNHTVGLLHISTREQAADVSFLERISEADVIFFTGGDQLRITSILGGSPIEGEILRRYREEFCIIAGTSAGASAMSKTMINGGDSREALRKGTISVSSGIGLVDNAIIDTHFVERGRFSRLMQTVSMNPRNTGIGLGEDSGIVIEEGCILKAIGGGITVILDGQNLKYTNVANINSDESIAIENLVIHTIVDGYGYDLCRKRYLKPDDLRRMHLGESEENTNENN; encoded by the coding sequence ATGAACAGCCAAACAGCACCATTATCGAAAAAATCGATGATCCCCAAAGGGCTCTTGGTGGCCATCGGAGGGAAGGAAGACAAGGAAAACGATCTGCAGATCCTATCCACTGTCATGTCTCTTGTCAACAAAGAGAAGAAAAAAATCGAAATCATTACAACTGCAAGTCAACACCCCAAAGAGGTGGGCAGTGATTATTACAGAATATTTACAAAGGACCCCAATCACACAGTGGGATTATTGCATATCTCCACAAGGGAACAGGCGGCCGACGTCAGCTTTTTGGAACGAATCTCCGAGGCTGACGTTATTTTTTTTACCGGAGGGGATCAGTTGAGGATTACCAGTATTTTAGGGGGCTCTCCCATTGAAGGGGAAATACTTCGGAGATACAGGGAGGAGTTTTGCATCATTGCCGGCACCAGCGCCGGAGCCAGTGCAATGTCCAAGACCATGATTAACGGCGGAGACAGCAGGGAAGCTCTTCGAAAGGGAACCATTAGTGTTTCCAGCGGAATCGGTCTGGTTGATAATGCCATCATCGATACCCACTTTGTGGAGCGGGGACGCTTCAGCCGCTTAATGCAGACGGTCAGTATGAATCCCAGAAATACCGGTATTGGACTGGGAGAGGATTCCGGTATCGTGATTGAGGAGGGCTGTATTTTAAAAGCCATCGGAGGGGGCATCACGGTGATTCTGGATGGACAGAATCTTAAATACACCAACGTTGCAAACATCAACTCCGATGAGTCCATCGCCATTGAGAATCTGGTGATTCACACCATTGTTGATGGCTATGGCTATGATCTGTGCAGGAAAAGGTATCTAAAACCCGATGACCTGAGAAGGATGCATCTGGGTGAAAGCGAGGAGAATACCAATGAAAATAATTGA